The window TCAAGAGGGGAATCAATACGTAAAGAATGCAGAACAAGTCATCCAACAATTAGGAGAGAACATAAAAACATCGGAACAAAATATGGCCCAGTTACATCAACGTTCAAAAGAAGTTCATACAATCGTTGAAGTTATTAAAACAATTGCAGATCAAACGAATTTACTCGCTTTAAATGCATCCATTGAAGCTGCTCGTGCAGGTGAGCATGGAAAAGGATTTGCCGTTGTTGCACAGGAAGTAAAAAAACTTGCTGAAAGTACGACCGATAGTATCTCACATATTCAAACATTAACATCAGCCATTCAAAAGGAAATTTCTGAAGCTTTAGCTTCCACTAAATTAAGTACAGAACTTGTAGAAAAAGGAATGGCTGTTAGTTCAGAAACATCAGAACAAATTGCTCAAGTTTTACAATCTATTAATCATAGTCAACTAAACATAAATGAAATGAAGGAAATGATAGGAGAACAGAAAAATCTATCCTTACAAGTTGAAAACGAAATGCAACAGGCGAAACAACTGTTTAATTTGGCACATGAACTTATTTTACAACATATTGAAGATGCAAAAATGGTTGATCAGAGGCTTGAAAAAGGGATTCAACAATTAAATGAAAACTAAAGGGTGATCAAAGTGATAGAACGCCGAAAACCAATTTCTGTAGGAGAAGCTGTTCAAAGAATAATGGAATGGAAAAAGTACGGGGATGAAGAATATGTGTCTATTGAAAAAAGTGATGGACGTTTTTTAAGTCAGCCTCTTAAAGCGGACCATGATGTCCCCCATTTTGACCGTTCACCTTACGATGGGTTCGCCATTCGAAGTGAAGATACTGACAGTTGTTCTAATGAACAGCCGATTCAATTAGAAGTTGTGGATGAAATCGGGGCTGGACAAGTGAGCTCTTTCCATTTGAAACAAAATCAAGCGATTCGGATTATGACAGGGGCCGCCATTCCGAGTGGAGCTGATTGTGTAATTATGCTTGAACTGACGAGTGAAGCAGAAAAAGATGGGAAAAAGTTCATCACGATCAAACGTAAAATGAAAAAAGGTGAAAATATCTCTTTTCAAGGTGAGGATGCAAAAAAAGGGGATAAACTAATCGAAGAAGGAACAAAAGTGAATCCTGGTGTTAAGGCACTGCTCGCGACCTTTGGATATAACCAAGTGCCTGTGGTTCGTCGACCAATCATTGGTGTATTAGCAACGGGTTCTGAACTATTAGAGGTGGATGAACCATTACAATCTGGAAAGATTCGTAATTCAAATGGTCATATGATTATTTCTCAAGTTGAACGTGCAGGGGGAGTAGTCAGACGGTATGGACAATGTGAGGATCATTTAGAGGACGTGTTGAAAACGGTTCAACTTGCGGTGGAAGAATGTGATTTTGTTATTACAACAGGGGGAGTCTCAGTCGGTGATTTTGATTATTTACCGGAAATATACGATCGATTAGGTGCAAAAAAATTATTTAATAAAATCGCGATGAGACCAGGTAGTGTGACGACAGCAGCTGTTTGTAATGGAAAATTATTATTTGGTCTATCTGGGAACCCGTCAGCGTGTTACGTTGGATTCGAATTATATGTTCGTCCTATTATACGTTATTGGTTGCATCAATCTAAGCCTTTTTTAGCTAAAGGCACGGCGATACTACAAAAAGATTTTCCAAAGGCGAATCCATTTAATCGATTTGTTCGCAGTCAACTCCACTATGGAGAAGGGGGGAGACTATTTGTCAGTCCAGTAGGATTAGATAAATCAAATGTTGTCACATCCCTTGCTTGGGCCAATTGTTTAATGGTATTGCCTGGAGGTACAAGGGGATTTAAAACAGGGGATCTTGTCGATGTTCTTCTCTTAGAAGATGAAACAGGAAGTGATGTACCGTGGCAAGAAAGCAAAAAATCTTCCAAGTTGTAGGCTACCAAAATAGCGGAAAGACGACCCTTATCCAATATATTATTAAGAGTGCCAAAGCACATAATATTGCGGTAGGTACGATTAAACATCATGGACATGGGGGTCTCCCCTATATTGGGGATGAGGGGAAGGACACTTCCACTCATCGTGAAAATGGGGCTATTGCAACGGCTGTGGA is drawn from Oikeobacillus pervagus and contains these coding sequences:
- a CDS encoding methyl-accepting chemotaxis protein; its protein translation is MFKSKYKDSKFLELENEIKALKDELVQKEQDKTIWLSKLKRELTDVIVQHEHVNGQHHELGDLVDQIEEKFTNVAHLSEQSSNKSTSLLDKGDSLHDYSVKMVKKSQEGNQYVKNAEQVIQQLGENIKTSEQNMAQLHQRSKEVHTIVEVIKTIADQTNLLALNASIEAARAGEHGKGFAVVAQEVKKLAESTTDSISHIQTLTSAIQKEISEALASTKLSTELVEKGMAVSSETSEQIAQVLQSINHSQLNINEMKEMIGEQKNLSLQVENEMQQAKQLFNLAHELILQHIEDAKMVDQRLEKGIQQLNEN
- a CDS encoding molybdopterin molybdotransferase MoeA yields the protein MIERRKPISVGEAVQRIMEWKKYGDEEYVSIEKSDGRFLSQPLKADHDVPHFDRSPYDGFAIRSEDTDSCSNEQPIQLEVVDEIGAGQVSSFHLKQNQAIRIMTGAAIPSGADCVIMLELTSEAEKDGKKFITIKRKMKKGENISFQGEDAKKGDKLIEEGTKVNPGVKALLATFGYNQVPVVRRPIIGVLATGSELLEVDEPLQSGKIRNSNGHMIISQVERAGGVVRRYGQCEDHLEDVLKTVQLAVEECDFVITTGGVSVGDFDYLPEIYDRLGAKKLFNKIAMRPGSVTTAAVCNGKLLFGLSGNPSACYVGFELYVRPIIRYWLHQSKPFLAKGTAILQKDFPKANPFNRFVRSQLHYGEGGRLFVSPVGLDKSNVVTSLAWANCLMVLPGGTRGFKTGDLVDVLLLEDETGSDVPWQESKKSSKL